In a genomic window of Polypterus senegalus isolate Bchr_013 chromosome 13, ASM1683550v1, whole genome shotgun sequence:
- the LOC120542151 gene encoding protocadherin gamma-A8-like isoform X2 codes for MYACMTDGEVRYSVREEEMRGTFIGNIAKDLGLDNQRLKSGRAHIYTEGGTEYVELNVNKGILIVKDRIDREQICGKITPCLLHFQIVLEKPMEFHRVTIEVIDINDNNPTFTKKNVQLKIIESSLPGALFSLPNAVDNDIGENTLKSYILTPNDRFKLKIQSQSDGSSSVDLLLDMPLDREKQEQHVLLLTAVDGGEPQRSGTIEINIIVLDANDNAPVFSQRVYKTAVREDSLVGTVLIKVNATDADKDINGQINYFFAHVTDSSKDLFEINTDSGEIKLIGQLDYESNKMYEMKVEAKDTGDLLGSSKVIIEVTDVNDNVPFINLMSISNHIGEDSLPGTVIAMINVQDKDSGRNGKVSCNVNNNSPFKLKSSINNFFTLETERYLDREKVSQYNITIVAKDEGEPSLSATHIITLQISDVNDNAPKFEKQRYITYIMENNSPGSSFFSVRAYDEDSGLNSKISYFIEESKINNLSVSSFVSVNSDEGVLYAVRSFDYEQLSHFQVSVTAKDRGSPPLSSSVIIDVYIQDQNDNSPEILYPILNKGSPIAEFIPRSADVGYLVTKVVAVDKDSGQNAWLSYKLIKSTDQTLFELGVHNGEVRTLRQIMDKDSTKQRLTISVEDSGQPSHSAAVNIYVAITDNFAMALTEVNDFTQEKSNDADIRFYLVLSLVIVSFIFITFIIILIALKFHKWKRSKYFSENSNGTLPVIPYYPPRYAEVGATGTLCHVYNYEVCLTTDSGKSEFKYVKPMLQTPTDNDSNGAKTKSPSSSDLIADEDLPQST; via the exons ATGTACGCCTGTATGACAGATGGAGAGGTCCGTTATTCTGTTCGTGAGGAAGAAATGAGGGGTACTTTCATTGGTAACATTGCGAAAGATTTGGGATTAGATAATCAGAGACTAAAATCTGGCAGAGCTCATATTTATACTGAGGGTGGCACCGAATACGTAGAGCTGAATGTAAATAAAGGGATTTTAATTGTTAAAGACAGAATTGATAGAGAGCAGATCTGCGGTAAAATAACACcctgtttattacattttcaaattgtcCTGGAAAAACCTATGGAATTTCACAGAGTGACTATTGAGGTTATTGATATAAACGATAATAACCCCACTTTCacgaaaaaaaatgttcagttaaaAATTATTGAGTCATCTCTTCCAGGTGCACTGTTTTCCTTACCGAATGCTGTAGACAACGATATAGGTGAAAACACGCTAAAATCATATATACTCACACCAAAtgaccgttttaaattaaaaatacagtctCAATCGGACGGCAGTAGTTCCGTGGATTTGTTGCTAGATATGCCTttagacagagaaaagcaagaaCAGCATGTTTTGCTTTTAACGGCGGTTGATGGAGGAGAGCCTCAGCGTTCCGGCACAATTGAGATAAACATTATTGTCCTCGATGCCAATGACAATGCTCCCGTTTTTAGTCAAAGGGTTTATAAAACTGCTGTCAGGGAGGACTCTTTGGTTGGGACAGTGCTGATCAAAGTAAACGCCACTGACGCAGACAAAGACATAAATggacaaattaattatttttttgcccATGTTACAGACAGTTCGAAAGATTTATTTGAAATCAATACTGATTCGGGAGAAATCAAACTCATTGGCCAATTAgattatgaaagtaataaaatgtatgaaatgaaAGTAGAAGCAAAAGACACAGGGGATCTCTTAGGTTCCAGTAAAGTGATAATTGAAGTGACTGATGTAAACGACAATGTGCCATTTATTAATCTGATGTCGATTTCAAATCATATCGGAGAAGATTCGTTACCTGGGACAGTAATAGCAATGATTAACGTGCAAGATAAGGATTCTGGAAGAAATGGTAAAGTCAGTTGTAATGTTAATAACAACAgtccatttaaattaaaatcatctataaataatttttttacattagaaACAGAAAGGTATTTAGATCGCGAAAAAGTGTCGCAGTATAATATTACTATTGTGGCAAAAGACGAAGGAGAGCCTTCACTCTCAGCCACACACATAATCACACTGCAGATTAGTGATGTTAATGATAATGCACCGAAATTCGAAAAACAGCGATATATAACATACATCATGGAAAACAATTCTCCGGGGTCTTCCTTTTTTTCAGTAAGAGCGTACGATGAAGACTCGGGTCTCAACAGTAAAATATCTTACTTTATTGaagaatcaaaaattaacaaCCTCTCGGTTTCTTCATTCGTGTCTGTTAACTCAGATGAAGGTGTCCTCTATGCTGTGCGTTCATTCGATTATGAGCAGCTGAGTCATTTTCAAGTCTCAGTGACAGCTAAAGACAGAGGGTCTCCACCTCTTAGTTCTAGTGTAATAATAGATGTGTATATTCAGGATCAAAATGACAATTCTCCAGAAATCTTATACCCAATTCTAAATAAAGGATCTCCGATAGCTGAATTTATTCCTCGCTCTGCCGATGTTGGCTATTTGGTTACTAAAGTTGTGGCTGTTGACAAGGATTCTGGACAAAATGCGTGGCTTTCTTATAAACTTATCAAATCAACTGATCAGACGCTTTTTGAATTGGGCGTACATAATGGAGAAGTAAGAACCCTTAGACAAATTATGGACAAGGATTCTACAAAGCAAAGACTTACTATTTCAGTAGAGGATAGCGGACAGCCTTCCCACTCGGCGGCTGTGAATATCTACGTTGCCATCACTGATAATTTTGCAATGGCTTTAACAGAAGTTAACGATTTTACACAAGAGAAAAGCAACGACGCCGATATAAGGTTTTATCTGGTACTCTCCTTAGTTAtagtctcttttatttttatcacgTTCATCATAATTTTAATAGCTTTAAAGTTCCACAAGTGGAAGCGCTCGAAATATTTCAGTGAAAACTCCAACGGAACTCTCCCCGTTATTCCTTATTACCCGCCCCGTTATGCAGAAGTCGGAGCCACTGGGACTCTTTGTCACGTGTACAACTATGAAGTTTGCCTCACAACGGATTctggaaaaagtgaatttaaatatGTAAAGCCTATGCTACAGACTCCTACGGATAATGATTCTAATGGAGCCAAAACTAAAAGTCCTAGCTCGAGTGATTTAATTGCAGATGAAGATCTTCCGCAG TCAACTTAA
- the LOC120542151 gene encoding protocadherin gamma-A8-like isoform X1 produces the protein MYACMTDGEVRYSVREEEMRGTFIGNIAKDLGLDNQRLKSGRAHIYTEGGTEYVELNVNKGILIVKDRIDREQICGKITPCLLHFQIVLEKPMEFHRVTIEVIDINDNNPTFTKKNVQLKIIESSLPGALFSLPNAVDNDIGENTLKSYILTPNDRFKLKIQSQSDGSSSVDLLLDMPLDREKQEQHVLLLTAVDGGEPQRSGTIEINIIVLDANDNAPVFSQRVYKTAVREDSLVGTVLIKVNATDADKDINGQINYFFAHVTDSSKDLFEINTDSGEIKLIGQLDYESNKMYEMKVEAKDTGDLLGSSKVIIEVTDVNDNVPFINLMSISNHIGEDSLPGTVIAMINVQDKDSGRNGKVSCNVNNNSPFKLKSSINNFFTLETERYLDREKVSQYNITIVAKDEGEPSLSATHIITLQISDVNDNAPKFEKQRYITYIMENNSPGSSFFSVRAYDEDSGLNSKISYFIEESKINNLSVSSFVSVNSDEGVLYAVRSFDYEQLSHFQVSVTAKDRGSPPLSSSVIIDVYIQDQNDNSPEILYPILNKGSPIAEFIPRSADVGYLVTKVVAVDKDSGQNAWLSYKLIKSTDQTLFELGVHNGEVRTLRQIMDKDSTKQRLTISVEDSGQPSHSAAVNIYVAITDNFAMALTEVNDFTQEKSNDADIRFYLVLSLVIVSFIFITFIIILIALKFHKWKRSKYFSENSNGTLPVIPYYPPRYAEVGATGTLCHVYNYEVCLTTDSGKSEFKYVKPMLQTPTDNDSNGAKTKSPSSSDLIADEDLPQDELDQTVQVWNSHIIPAVVQTSCT, from the coding sequence ATGTACGCCTGTATGACAGATGGAGAGGTCCGTTATTCTGTTCGTGAGGAAGAAATGAGGGGTACTTTCATTGGTAACATTGCGAAAGATTTGGGATTAGATAATCAGAGACTAAAATCTGGCAGAGCTCATATTTATACTGAGGGTGGCACCGAATACGTAGAGCTGAATGTAAATAAAGGGATTTTAATTGTTAAAGACAGAATTGATAGAGAGCAGATCTGCGGTAAAATAACACcctgtttattacattttcaaattgtcCTGGAAAAACCTATGGAATTTCACAGAGTGACTATTGAGGTTATTGATATAAACGATAATAACCCCACTTTCacgaaaaaaaatgttcagttaaaAATTATTGAGTCATCTCTTCCAGGTGCACTGTTTTCCTTACCGAATGCTGTAGACAACGATATAGGTGAAAACACGCTAAAATCATATATACTCACACCAAAtgaccgttttaaattaaaaatacagtctCAATCGGACGGCAGTAGTTCCGTGGATTTGTTGCTAGATATGCCTttagacagagaaaagcaagaaCAGCATGTTTTGCTTTTAACGGCGGTTGATGGAGGAGAGCCTCAGCGTTCCGGCACAATTGAGATAAACATTATTGTCCTCGATGCCAATGACAATGCTCCCGTTTTTAGTCAAAGGGTTTATAAAACTGCTGTCAGGGAGGACTCTTTGGTTGGGACAGTGCTGATCAAAGTAAACGCCACTGACGCAGACAAAGACATAAATggacaaattaattatttttttgcccATGTTACAGACAGTTCGAAAGATTTATTTGAAATCAATACTGATTCGGGAGAAATCAAACTCATTGGCCAATTAgattatgaaagtaataaaatgtatgaaatgaaAGTAGAAGCAAAAGACACAGGGGATCTCTTAGGTTCCAGTAAAGTGATAATTGAAGTGACTGATGTAAACGACAATGTGCCATTTATTAATCTGATGTCGATTTCAAATCATATCGGAGAAGATTCGTTACCTGGGACAGTAATAGCAATGATTAACGTGCAAGATAAGGATTCTGGAAGAAATGGTAAAGTCAGTTGTAATGTTAATAACAACAgtccatttaaattaaaatcatctataaataatttttttacattagaaACAGAAAGGTATTTAGATCGCGAAAAAGTGTCGCAGTATAATATTACTATTGTGGCAAAAGACGAAGGAGAGCCTTCACTCTCAGCCACACACATAATCACACTGCAGATTAGTGATGTTAATGATAATGCACCGAAATTCGAAAAACAGCGATATATAACATACATCATGGAAAACAATTCTCCGGGGTCTTCCTTTTTTTCAGTAAGAGCGTACGATGAAGACTCGGGTCTCAACAGTAAAATATCTTACTTTATTGaagaatcaaaaattaacaaCCTCTCGGTTTCTTCATTCGTGTCTGTTAACTCAGATGAAGGTGTCCTCTATGCTGTGCGTTCATTCGATTATGAGCAGCTGAGTCATTTTCAAGTCTCAGTGACAGCTAAAGACAGAGGGTCTCCACCTCTTAGTTCTAGTGTAATAATAGATGTGTATATTCAGGATCAAAATGACAATTCTCCAGAAATCTTATACCCAATTCTAAATAAAGGATCTCCGATAGCTGAATTTATTCCTCGCTCTGCCGATGTTGGCTATTTGGTTACTAAAGTTGTGGCTGTTGACAAGGATTCTGGACAAAATGCGTGGCTTTCTTATAAACTTATCAAATCAACTGATCAGACGCTTTTTGAATTGGGCGTACATAATGGAGAAGTAAGAACCCTTAGACAAATTATGGACAAGGATTCTACAAAGCAAAGACTTACTATTTCAGTAGAGGATAGCGGACAGCCTTCCCACTCGGCGGCTGTGAATATCTACGTTGCCATCACTGATAATTTTGCAATGGCTTTAACAGAAGTTAACGATTTTACACAAGAGAAAAGCAACGACGCCGATATAAGGTTTTATCTGGTACTCTCCTTAGTTAtagtctcttttatttttatcacgTTCATCATAATTTTAATAGCTTTAAAGTTCCACAAGTGGAAGCGCTCGAAATATTTCAGTGAAAACTCCAACGGAACTCTCCCCGTTATTCCTTATTACCCGCCCCGTTATGCAGAAGTCGGAGCCACTGGGACTCTTTGTCACGTGTACAACTATGAAGTTTGCCTCACAACGGATTctggaaaaagtgaatttaaatatGTAAAGCCTATGCTACAGACTCCTACGGATAATGATTCTAATGGAGCCAAAACTAAAAGTCCTAGCTCGAGTGATTTAATTGCAGATGAAGATCTTCCGCAG